GTAACGCGCCGGGCTTCTCCCAAAAAGAGATGTTGCAGGCCGAGGTCATCAGTGTTGGAGCGGAAATTCTGCCGCTGCTACAGAAACGTCTTGAAATCGACACCCTGACCCTGAAAGATTTAAAACTGCATCTGCAGAAAGACGAGAACGGCAAAACCAACTGGGACGACTTGATGAGCAGCGATGGCAAAGACGATCAGCATGCTGAAAAGCACGATTCCGAACATGCGATGGATCTGGCTGCGCTCAGTTTCGGCGGTCTGGATATTCAGAATGGCCAAATCACATGGCAGGATGCGACTACCGGCCAGGATATTGCCGTTCAGGATCTCAATATTGCAACCGGCGAAGTCAGTTTCGGCAGCTATTTCCCGGTCAGTGTGCACGCCTCAACCAGCCTGAGCCAACCGCAACTAAAAACCGTGGTCGATTTGAGCATCGAAGCCAAAGTTGAAAAAAACGGCTCCTACGAATTACGCAATCTGCAGCTGAATAATCAGACGCAGAGTTCAGAATTGCCGGTTCAGCAGGTTATCGCAAAACTCAACATCCCTTCACTGGATCTCGCTCTTCAAGAGAACCGAATCGCGCTGGCCGACATGACGCTTGATGTTGAAACAAGCGGTGCCAAAGACTTTCCTCTGGCCGCGATCAATAACCAGATCAAAATGGATCAACTGCAACTCAATCTGAACGACATGTTGTTGCAGATCCCGCAAATCGCCATTGCAACCCAAGCTAAAGGTCAAGCCGACTTTGCCATTGCCGACTTGAGCAGCCAACAAACGGTTGAAAACTTGAGCTTCGATATCAACAAGCAACAATTGAATGCATTCGTGCGCAGCAGCACCGATGCCAGCGGTCCTGCCCTGACAAAAGGTATCAAACAAGCCAAACTCAACAGCCAAATCCAAGTCGACCTTGAGCAACAGATACTTAATATCGAGCAGCTGCAATTACAGGCCATGGGATTACAGGCATCGGGACAGGTTAAAGGCCAGCAAATCCTTGCCGAACCGGTTATCAGCAGCAACCTGCAAATCGCAGAATTCAATCTGAAACAGCTTCTAACAGCCATGGGAGTTGAACTGCCTGCGATGTCGGGAAATGACCGTCTGCAAAAAGTCGCCGCCGTCATGGACGTCAAATTCGATGCAAGCAAACAGTCCGCTCAACTTAACCTGAAAAATCTCACTGTCGACGACAGCACGCTTAAAGGGAAAGGTTCAGTGGCTAATTTTGAAAAACCACAGATCCGCTACGATCTGGCTTTAGACAAAATCGACCTGAACGCTTATCTTCCGCCTAAAACCGAAACCTCGGAAAGTGGCACTCAAAGCGACGAAGAGCTGGTTATCGAACTGCCTAACGAACTGATCCGCTCTCTGGATATCAAAGGGACACTCAAGGTCGGAGATCTGATCGTCGACAAGTTGAATCCGAAAAATATTCTGGTGACCGTCACGGCAAAAGACGGCAAGGTTAATATCACCCCGCTGAAAGCGGACATCTTCAAAACCACCGTGAATGCCAAAGCCGGATTGGATGTCACCGGTGATACGCCTCAATACAGCCTACAAACTCAAGCGCCTAAAGTGCCGGTCGGCGATGTCCTGATGGCCTTTACCGGTGACGACAAACTGAGCGGCTTGGGAAGCGTAAATCTTGACCTGAATACGCAGGGGAAAACCATTAAACAGTTTATGGCCAATCTCAACGGACGCTCCGATGTCGATCTAACCGACGGAGCCGTTAAAGGCTTTAATCTGGCGCAAAGTATCCGTGAAGCGCGCGCAAAACTTAAAGGCGAAACCCTGCCAGAAAGCAGCGAACCGAAACAGACCGATTTCAGTTCACTGATCGCCAAAGCGAATATCGTCAACGGCTTAGTGACCACTGAGACCCTGAGTGCGCTTGCCCCATATATGCGCATTAACGGCGAAGGCACCATCAACCTAGGCAAGGAACAACTCGACTATTTGGTCAAT
The genomic region above belongs to Thiomicrorhabdus xiamenensis and contains:
- a CDS encoding AsmA family protein, with translation MHLIKTLLKILLALILLLIIGIGALFVLVEPNDYRQEITDLVKKQTGRELTIGNMSLSIYPHIGINLEQAKLSNAPGFSQKEMLQAEVISVGAEILPLLQKRLEIDTLTLKDLKLHLQKDENGKTNWDDLMSSDGKDDQHAEKHDSEHAMDLAALSFGGLDIQNGQITWQDATTGQDIAVQDLNIATGEVSFGSYFPVSVHASTSLSQPQLKTVVDLSIEAKVEKNGSYELRNLQLNNQTQSSELPVQQVIAKLNIPSLDLALQENRIALADMTLDVETSGAKDFPLAAINNQIKMDQLQLNLNDMLLQIPQIAIATQAKGQADFAIADLSSQQTVENLSFDINKQQLNAFVRSSTDASGPALTKGIKQAKLNSQIQVDLEQQILNIEQLQLQAMGLQASGQVKGQQILAEPVISSNLQIAEFNLKQLLTAMGVELPAMSGNDRLQKVAAVMDVKFDASKQSAQLNLKNLTVDDSTLKGKGSVANFEKPQIRYDLALDKIDLNAYLPPKTETSESGTQSDEELVIELPNELIRSLDIKGTLKVGDLIVDKLNPKNILVTVTAKDGKVNITPLKADIFKTTVNAKAGLDVTGDTPQYSLQTQAPKVPVGDVLMAFTGDDKLSGLGSVNLDLNTQGKTIKQFMANLNGRSDVDLTDGAVKGFNLAQSIREARAKLKGETLPESSEPKQTDFSSLIAKANIVNGLVTTETLSALAPYMRINGEGTINLGKEQLDYLVNTKIVGTDKGQGGKELDDLKGLTIPVRLKGNWLDPNISLDLKSLFAEKAKMELEKKKAEAVEKAKAQVEEKKEEVIEDTKKKVEDKLKDALKGFGF